The following coding sequences lie in one Phyllopteryx taeniolatus isolate TA_2022b chromosome 4, UOR_Ptae_1.2, whole genome shotgun sequence genomic window:
- the rnaseh2a gene encoding ribonuclease H2 subunit A isoform X1 has protein sequence MASRAAVMDTSAFDADNSVSCRLASIIPDICKTEDCCLGIDEAGRGPVLGPMVYGICFCPISKKEDLKSLNVADSKTLSEAERENLFQQLDDSKGYVGWALRILSPNTISTSMLQRTKCNLNTMSHDTAIGLVQFALDSGVQLKEVFVDTVGPAEKYEEKLSKLFPGIDVTVRPKADSLFPIVSAASICAKVARDHVVKNWNFSEDLGDVDPEYGSGYPNDPKTKAWLLKYLDPVFGYPQFVRFSWSTAQTLIDSKAATVHWDDDEEDGEKAAQRLANRSMLSYFGAPGGVNNQTQQTHRFFTERRLKSMDAL, from the exons ATGGCCTCTCGGGCAGCCGTCATGGATACCAGCGCCTTCGACGCGGATAATTCTGTCAGCTGCCGGCTGGCCTCCATCATCCCCGACATCTGTAAGACTGAAGACTGCTGCCTGGGCATCGACGAAGCGGGCAGGGGACCGGTGCTAG gtCCAATGGTTTATGGAATATGCTTTTGTCCCATTTCCAAAAAGGAGGATCTTAAGAGCTTGAACGTGGCAG ATTCAAAAACTCTATCGGAGGCAGAAAGAGAGAATCTATTCCAACAATTGGACGATTCCAAAGGTTATGTGGGCTGGGCCCTGCGTATTCTCTCCCCCAACACTATCTCCACCAGTATGTTACAGAG GACAAAATGCAACCTGAACACCATGTCACATGACACAGCCATTGGTTTAGTTCAGTTTGCACTGGACAGCGGCGTACAGCTCAAAGAG GTGTTTGTGGACACGGTCGGCCCTGCCGAGAAGTACGAGGAGAAGCTCTCCAAGCTGTTCCCGGGCATCGACGTCACAGTCAGGCCAAAAGCCGACTCCCTCTTCCCCATCGTCAGCGCAGCCAGTATCTGTGCAAAG GTGGCCCGAGACCATGTTGTGAAAAACTGGAACTTTTCCGAGGACCTGGGAGACGTGGATCCCGAATACGGATCAGGATACCCGAATG ACCCAAAGACCAAAGCGTGGCTCTTGAAGTACTTGGACCCAGTGTTTGGCTACCCCCAGTTTGTGCGCTTTAGCTGGAGCACAGCCCAAACCTTGATTGACAGCAAGGCTGCGACTGTCCACTG GGACGATGACGAGGAGGACGGCGAGAAGGCGGCGCAGCGGCTGGCCAACAGGTCCATGCTGTCCTACTTCGGCGCGCCAGGTGGCGTCAACAACCAAACGCAGCAGACGCACCGCTTCTTCACGGAGCGGAGGCTGAAGAGTATGGACGCGCTCTGA
- the rnaseh2a gene encoding ribonuclease H2 subunit A isoform X2, producing MDTSAFDADNSVSCRLASIIPDICKTEDCCLGIDEAGRGPVLGPMVYGICFCPISKKEDLKSLNVADSKTLSEAERENLFQQLDDSKGYVGWALRILSPNTISTSMLQRTKCNLNTMSHDTAIGLVQFALDSGVQLKEVFVDTVGPAEKYEEKLSKLFPGIDVTVRPKADSLFPIVSAASICAKVARDHVVKNWNFSEDLGDVDPEYGSGYPNDPKTKAWLLKYLDPVFGYPQFVRFSWSTAQTLIDSKAATVHWDDDEEDGEKAAQRLANRSMLSYFGAPGGVNNQTQQTHRFFTERRLKSMDAL from the exons ATGGATACCAGCGCCTTCGACGCGGATAATTCTGTCAGCTGCCGGCTGGCCTCCATCATCCCCGACATCTGTAAGACTGAAGACTGCTGCCTGGGCATCGACGAAGCGGGCAGGGGACCGGTGCTAG gtCCAATGGTTTATGGAATATGCTTTTGTCCCATTTCCAAAAAGGAGGATCTTAAGAGCTTGAACGTGGCAG ATTCAAAAACTCTATCGGAGGCAGAAAGAGAGAATCTATTCCAACAATTGGACGATTCCAAAGGTTATGTGGGCTGGGCCCTGCGTATTCTCTCCCCCAACACTATCTCCACCAGTATGTTACAGAG GACAAAATGCAACCTGAACACCATGTCACATGACACAGCCATTGGTTTAGTTCAGTTTGCACTGGACAGCGGCGTACAGCTCAAAGAG GTGTTTGTGGACACGGTCGGCCCTGCCGAGAAGTACGAGGAGAAGCTCTCCAAGCTGTTCCCGGGCATCGACGTCACAGTCAGGCCAAAAGCCGACTCCCTCTTCCCCATCGTCAGCGCAGCCAGTATCTGTGCAAAG GTGGCCCGAGACCATGTTGTGAAAAACTGGAACTTTTCCGAGGACCTGGGAGACGTGGATCCCGAATACGGATCAGGATACCCGAATG ACCCAAAGACCAAAGCGTGGCTCTTGAAGTACTTGGACCCAGTGTTTGGCTACCCCCAGTTTGTGCGCTTTAGCTGGAGCACAGCCCAAACCTTGATTGACAGCAAGGCTGCGACTGTCCACTG GGACGATGACGAGGAGGACGGCGAGAAGGCGGCGCAGCGGCTGGCCAACAGGTCCATGCTGTCCTACTTCGGCGCGCCAGGTGGCGTCAACAACCAAACGCAGCAGACGCACCGCTTCTTCACGGAGCGGAGGCTGAAGAGTATGGACGCGCTCTGA